From Aedes albopictus strain Foshan chromosome 1, AalbF5, whole genome shotgun sequence, one genomic window encodes:
- the LOC109399878 gene encoding aminopeptidase N-like — protein sequence MIYIKALFVLVSFLVNTTVTTAISYRLPDSTYPSHYIVRIETNSDLGSADNYTGQVTITLNVYYPTDQIVLHAADNLEILELQLLQLESGETIVVQSTELVNETQFLKIYTDRVLNETEQYQLRISFQGRMLRERVGFFLEAYQNGAEKEFYAVTAFEPIHARRAFPCYDEPMFKATFDVEIECGKDYSVHSNAQAMETQMVGKDRKLVRFERTPPMASYLVAFMVSKFREEVRDFGGLKIGMITQPDGVRSRNFEFAFQATWFSIDALQRYTGEKYPFAKLDQVGIDYFYGGLENWGLILYITDALVVDSQADTWDKVDSAKLIAHEVAHQFFGNLVGLTWWEHLWLKEGFATFMSYKLTELFLPGARQVIKQQYFMDRWEALHFDADSITYPMSNYVEHPGAIAMHYGAEIVYNKAACVIRMMEVALGEGVFMAGVQDYIANDRYGTADPYKLYLSLHEFAVLPPNVHIAEIFHSWANQAGHPIVYVEKIGEFGWYRLTQQMYCDAETCKRSRWWIPIFYSSYELGDYFGGWFPDSAETITVALYGNLPLVNNRGYGFYRVSYCQRGWQDIIINWNNIDSESRAKLIDDAFYFLWNNGSTIEPLKAMLDLLKTESDPLPWLAAMDDRTMRKLLLMVKGRSEVEPFVQQMARNLTLDMLKIFRNDTRIESNLARRKAIDWEERMNLTTTRRVGRSNQGSYMCPQMLSPELMVELRCNVKFLIEMLRSVDLTVCFNGPDEFRQFLDYLLQSYECPEVLKVILIVLREGASHVDQLIDKLANDLYDLQNSIESDQLEEFLEGVTYYIYDPYHQRLYQQFIDRLEVISEEQRSTLFRLLDSQQSRIASVVQVLLKFQNFLSV from the exons ATGATCTACATTAAGGCTTTGTTTGTTTTAGTCTCATTTCTTGTGAACACAACGGTAACCACCGCGATCAGCTACCGTTTACCGGACAGTACCTATCCATCGCACTACATCGTACGAATCGAAACAAACTCAGACCTGGGATCTGCGGATAACTACACCGGACAAGTCACCATAACCTTGAACGTCTACTACCCAACGGATCAGATTGTTTTGCACGCGGCTGATAACTTGGAAATCCTAGAGCTTCAACTACTACAGCTTGAATCTGGTGAGACAATTGTAGTACAATCCACGGAGCTTGTGAACGAGactcagtttctgaaaatttacaCCGATCGGGTGCTAAACGAGACCGAACAGTACCAATTGAGGATTAGCTTTCAAGGTCGTATGCTAAGAGAACGAGTGGGATTTTTCCTCGAAGCCTATCAAAACGGAGCGGAGAAAGAATTCTACGCAGTGACCGCGTTTGAACCGATACATGCTCGCAGGGCGTTTCCCTGTTACGACGAACCGATGTTCAAGGCAACGTTCGACGTAGAGATTGAATGCGGCAAGGACTACAGTGTCCATTCAAACGCTCAAGCGATGGAGACTCAGATGGTTGGGAAGGACAGGAAGTTGGTGCGGTTTGAGCGTACTCCTCCGATGGCGAGTTATCTGGTGGCTTTCATGGTATCGAAGTTTCGGGAGGAAGTTCGGGACTTTGGTGGGCTGAAAATCGGAATGATTACGCAGCCGGATGGGGTGCGAAGTAGAAATTTCGAATTTGCCTTTCAAGCAACCTGGTTCTCCATTGATGCCCTTCAGAGGTATACTGGCGAAAAGTATCCTTTCGCCAAGCTCGACCAGGTTGGCATTGATTACTTTTACGGTGGTTTGGAAAATTGGGGCTTGATTTTGTACATTACCGATGCCCTGGTGGTCGATTCGCAAGCTGACACTTGGGATAAAGTTGACTCAGCTAAATTGATCGCCCACGAGGTGGCTCATCAATTCTTCGGGAATCTAGTTGGGCTGACTTGGTGGGAGCATTTGTGGTTGAAGGAAGGATTTGCCACATTCATGTCGTACAAGTTGACCGAACTGTTTCTTCCCGGTGCACGTCAGGTGATCAAGCAGCAGTATTTCATGGACAGATGGGAGGCACTGCATTTCGATGCCGATTCCATAACATATCCCATGTCAAACTACGTGGAACATCCTGGGGCAATTGCCATGCACTATGGAGCGGAGATAGTATATAATAAGGCTGCCTGCGTGATACGAATGATGGAGGTGGCGCTTGGAGAGGGCGTATTTATGGCAGGAGTTCAGGACTACATCGCCAACGACCGCTATGGTACAGCGGATCCCTACAAACTCTATCTGAGTCTGCATGAGTTTGCCGTTCTCCCGCCGAATGTTCACATCGCCGAGATATTCCATTCGTGGGCCAATCAAGCCGGTCATCCAATTGTCTACGTGGAGAAGATCGGTGAATTCGGCTGGTACCGATTGACACAGCAGATGTATTGTGATGCGGAAACTTGCAAAAGATCACGATGGTGGATACCGATATTCTATAGTTCATACGAGTTGGGTGACTATTTTGGAGGTTGGTTTCCTGACTCTGCAGAAACCATCACCGTTGCATTGTATGGAAATCTTCCGTTGGTCAACAATCGGGGCTACGGATTCTACCGAGTCAGTTATTGCCAGCGAGGGTGGCAAGacattatcatcaattggaacaATATAGATAGTGAAAGTCGGGCCAAACTGATCGATGACGCATTTTATTTCCTTTGGAATAATGGAAGTACAATTGAACCCTTGAAGGCCATGCTGGATTTGCTCAAGACGGAATCGGATCCACTTCCGTGGTTGGCAGCGATGGATGATCGTACGATGAGAAAACTACTTCTTATGGTCAAAGGGCGATCagaagttgaaccatttgttcaACAAATGGCGCGAAATTTGACTCTGGACATGTTGAAGATCTTCCGGAATGATACTCGCATCGAAAGCAATCTTGCACGTCGAAAGGCTATAGATTGGGAGGAACGAATGAACTTGACCACAACTCGGAGAGTCGGAAGGTCAAATCAAGGTTCTTATATGTGTCCCCAGATGTTGTCTCCAGAACTTATGGTCGAACTTCGCTGCAATGTGAAATTTTTGATCGAGATGCTTCGTAGCGTTGATTTGACAGTGTGCTTTAACGGCCCGGATGAGTTCCGGCAGTTTTTGGATTACTTATTGCAGAGCTACGAATGTCCGGAAGTGTTGAAAGTGATTCTGATTGTGCTGAGAGAGGGGGCGTCGCATGTAGATCAGCTCATAGATAAGTTGGCCAATGACCTATACGACTTGCAAAACAG TATCGAAAGTGATcagttggaagaattcttggaaggagtCACCTATTACATTTACGATCCTTATCATCAACGACTGTATCAGCAGTTCATCGATCGCTTGGAAGTAATCAGCGAAGAGCAACGTTCTACCTTGTTTAGATTGTTGGATTCGCAGCAAAGCCGCATTGCCAGCGTTGTGCAAGTGCTGCTgaaatttcaaaactttctttCGGTTTGA